In a single window of the Pseudodesulfovibrio profundus genome:
- a CDS encoding vWA domain-containing protein: MDTAHAKLIKARTGLLLEHPFFGSLCLRMEPKADPTCDTAWTDGKTFAFNPGFVTGLSDAQLKGLVAHTVMHPACQHHTRRNGRDPSMWNQACDYAINGILIDAGITLPPKYLDDPSYHGMSVDDIYSELRSFHPEEEKPSLSEGEGAEDGAVDMQDMDGKGKDGDGLGEGTDSNGGDAGGDGEADGSQGGDAGEDGSADGNGDPGGSGEVRDAPDSERGGGADESPSDEEWELALAQAAQSAREVGELPGALERLINDVLHPKLDWQELLSRYISDRARDDYSWTPPSKRFLHLDVVLPSLSHQKLPEVVLAIDTSGSVTEAEMNQFAAEVSGILESFDTTIHVVYCDSEVKHSDTFGRCDLPLEIRPEGGGGTDFRPAFAWVEREGLDPACLVYLTDLECLSFPDREPDYPVLWAQVGQGGKVVPFGDVIEIR; the protein is encoded by the coding sequence ATGGATACGGCACACGCAAAATTGATCAAGGCCCGCACCGGCCTGCTGCTTGAGCATCCCTTCTTCGGCTCCCTCTGCCTGCGCATGGAGCCGAAGGCGGACCCCACCTGCGACACGGCCTGGACCGATGGCAAGACCTTTGCCTTCAATCCCGGTTTTGTGACCGGACTGAGCGACGCCCAGCTCAAAGGGCTGGTGGCGCATACGGTCATGCATCCGGCCTGCCAGCATCACACACGCCGCAATGGTCGCGACCCATCCATGTGGAATCAGGCGTGTGACTACGCCATCAATGGGATTCTGATCGACGCAGGGATTACTTTGCCGCCCAAGTACCTCGACGATCCCTCCTATCACGGCATGTCAGTGGATGACATCTATTCGGAACTTCGCTCCTTCCACCCGGAAGAGGAAAAACCATCCTTGAGTGAAGGGGAAGGAGCGGAAGATGGTGCCGTTGATATGCAGGATATGGATGGCAAGGGAAAAGATGGCGACGGCCTCGGCGAGGGAACGGATTCCAATGGCGGTGATGCCGGAGGCGACGGCGAGGCCGATGGCAGTCAGGGCGGCGATGCCGGTGAGGATGGGAGCGCAGACGGAAACGGCGATCCTGGTGGAAGCGGTGAAGTCAGGGATGCGCCGGACAGTGAGCGCGGCGGTGGAGCGGATGAAAGTCCGTCCGACGAAGAATGGGAGCTGGCCCTGGCACAGGCCGCGCAAAGTGCACGCGAAGTCGGCGAACTGCCGGGGGCGCTGGAGCGCCTCATCAACGACGTGCTCCATCCCAAACTGGATTGGCAGGAACTGCTTTCCCGCTACATCAGCGACCGCGCCCGTGATGACTACAGCTGGACACCGCCCAGCAAACGATTTCTGCATTTGGACGTTGTTCTTCCGTCCTTGTCACACCAGAAGTTGCCGGAGGTGGTTCTGGCCATAGACACCTCCGGCAGCGTGACAGAGGCGGAAATGAACCAGTTTGCCGCAGAGGTTTCCGGTATACTGGAGAGCTTCGATACCACCATTCATGTGGTGTACTGCGACAGTGAGGTGAAGCATTCGGACACCTTCGGGCGGTGCGATCTCCCGCTGGAAATCCGGCCTGAAGGTGGTGGGGGAACCGACTTCCGACCGGCCTTTGCATGGGTGGAGAGGGAAGGTCTTGATCCGGCATGCCTCGTGTACCTGACCGACCTTGAATGCCTGAGCTTTCCCGATCGCGAGCCGGACTATCCGGTGCTCTGGGCGCAGGTGGGGCAGGGTGGCAAAGTGGTTCCGTTTGGTGACGTCATAGAGATTCGATAA